One Hippoglossus stenolepis isolate QCI-W04-F060 chromosome 22, HSTE1.2, whole genome shotgun sequence DNA segment encodes these proteins:
- the LOC118101637 gene encoding uncharacterized protein LOC118101637 — MNSFQFSSMCLILVTQVISFGHTDDTQFSICWMSKNEALERHNGNLWLNRTTLKSIRRGGRVNSLTVHPAVANKLTLKYGGTIHAWTLTISPSIRLNKIKGLPRPLRQPTNATESFLDSMSPTDVFACENGTVFFYQGEDFFLAAGHTLRLPVKIESRSSSMLLLSWLENSLHTNDSHTVTLYRTDPTSYAIIGMDSTRLDHYQLIALDSCSPYVACVEIAGSASFTCLSALTDPDIPKDFEVMSWNSSSISLTWDCPENLKYSLFLLTTFYLNGTDHVTEEERLWLKEDGFAFTLSGLQPCSRVRFGLQTVCQLGVESHYSEMILNDGNSVYSNIWALSQSSFGPDNYTLSWEVTNASFISRFRVYNDEALHGTTLETNYTVGGLLSCQQYEAKVEALCGEAVLMSTKTVTAHTGPHGVSELSFRSNDSTAVWTPGTSQQSAVAFLYELSLENGTAIQSSRVADAELRLPRLDEGKTYVLEVWEECDGEWESEHSQLCFQGANSSLGFLLRSAGAAGPGQDLELEFDFYSLGLVMVVPWSLPEDLEDEASEPREKMKKIFKDKLLELLKDFDHPARVELATVEPAEDPDKTEILFMSFDASQTDEDVPLPVDDQLDHIRALNATNITVRDGVIHWDGQDLCSASKHKVCPRNSLCINTLGSFTCVCKHGFYDVRAVSKPWVASKPICNENGLFSHCLDKLMSGGIAKPYLTSYIGGKVDVRLNDGRCSVDESETFYYFRTSRKSSQCGTERRVNKTHIEYQNTLMVTLTKEEKISRRDLKVVWRCVYPRHYIRNAQVGVDMEWLSSHSLVEFNSSLQLYLTMTLFTTESYTNRYTAIISLEPEDVLFFQVALQTNNTFASDVLLQVESCWATESTDPQDAVQGFLLQDGCPVDNTLYWLSVNGREQRSRFSVQMFTMPKGLHIYIHCLANICAHDQDCTKNCSSQPRSKRSVIQMNRKGKPATVVSAGPLLVNNRAMSGDRSSHWMEHMKMIFIVGGLMGFLGIAMLSVIAIKAIMTYYKPLQQQ, encoded by the exons at gAACTCCTTCCAGTTTTCCTCCATGTGTTTGATCCTGGTGACGCAGGTCATATCGTTTG GACACACGGATGATACACAATTTTCTATTTGTTGGATGAGTAAGAACGAGGCTCTGGAAAG ACACAATGGAAACCTCTGGCTGAATAGGACGACCCTGAAGTCCATAAGGAGGGGGGGTAGAGTAAACTCCCTGACGGTGCACCCAGCTGTAGCAAACAAGCTCACCCTGAAGTATGGAGGCACCATTCACGCATGGACTTTAACTATCTCTCCTA GTATAAGGCTCAACAAAATCAAAGGTCTGCCCAGACCCCTGAGGCAACCAACAAATGCCACTGAG AGCTTCCTGGACTCGATGAGTCCCACTGACGTGTTTGCATGTGAAAACGGAACAGTGTTCTTCTACCAGGGTGAAGACTTCTTTCTCGCTGCTG GCCACACTCTGCGTCTCCCTGTCAAGATTGAGTCCAGGAGCTCCTCtatgctgctgctctcctggtTGGAGAACAGTCTACATACCAACGACAGCCACACTGTGACCCTGTACCGCACTGATCCCACCTCCTATGCCATAATCGGCATGGACTCTACTCGACTGGACCACTACCAGCTCATAGCTCTGGACTCCTGCAGCCCCTATGTGGCCTGTGTGGAGATTGCAGGCTCTGCCTCCTTCACCtgcctctctgctctcactg ACCCAGACATTCCCAAAGACTTTGAGGTGATGTcatggaacagcagcagcatatcGTTGACGTGGGACTGTCCCGAGAACCTCAAgtactctctcttcctcctgacCACCTTCTACCTAAACGGCACCGACCACGTCACAGAGGAGGAGCGCCTCTGGTTAAAGGAGGACGGCTTTGCGTTCACCCTGTCCGGCCTGCAGCCCTGCAGCAGGGTCAGGTTTGGCCTACAGACCGTTTGCCAGTTAGGGGTGGAGTCCCACTACAGCGAGATGATCCTGAATGATGGAAACTCTG TCTACTCCAACATCTGGGCCTTGAGTCAGTCTTCGTTTGGCCCCGACAACTACACCCTGAGCTGGGAGGTGACGAACGCCTCGTTCATCTCCAGGTTCAGAGTTTACAACGATGAGGCGCTGCACGGCACCACACTCGAGACCAACTACACTGTCGGGGGGCTGTTGTCATGCCAACAGTACGAGGCCAAGGTGGAGGCGCTGTGTGGAGAAGCTGTGCTCATGAGCACCAAGACGGTCACtgcacacacag GACCTCATGGTGTGTCTGAGCTCTCGTTCCGCTCTAACGACTCCACCGCCGTGTGGACGCCCGGCACCTCCCAACAGTCGGCTGTGGCCTTCCTGTACGAGCTGTCTTTGGAGAACGGCACCGCCATCCAGAGCAGCCGAGTGGCCGACGCCGAGCTGCGCCTCCCCAGGCTGGACGAGGGGAAGACCTACGTCCTGGAAGTGTGGGAGGAATGTGACGGAGAGTGGGAGTCCGAACATTCTCAGCTGTGTTTCCAGGGAGCCAATTCCTCTCTAGGGTTCCTTCTGAGGTCCGCTGGAGCTGCTGGGCCTGGTCAGGACCTAG AGCTGGAGTTCGACTTTTACAGCTTAGGTCTCGTGATGGTGGTTCCCTGGTCCCTGCCTGAGGATCTCGAGGATGAGGCCTCAGAGccaagagagaaaatgaagaagaTCTTCAAAGATAAG ctgctggagctgttGAAAGATTTCGACCATCCGGCGCGTGTGGAGCTGGCCACCGTTGAACCTGCAGAGGATCCAGACAAAACAGAGATTCTGTTCATGTCCTTTGACGCTTCTCAAACGGACGAGGACGTGCCCCTTCCTGTGGACGACCAGCTGGATCACATTCGCGCTCTGAATGCGACCAACATCACAGTCAGAGATGGGGTCATTCACTGGGACG gtcAAGATCTGTGTTCCGCctccaaacacaaagtgtgtcCCCGCAATTCTCTGTGCATCAACACTCTGGGCTCATTCACCTGTGTGTGCAAACATGGATTCTATGATGTGAGGGCTGTCAGCAAACCTTGGGTGGCTTCAAAACCAATCTGCAATG AAAATGGCCTTTTCAGCCACTGTCTGGACAAACTCATGTCTGGTGGAATAGCGAAACCCTACCTGACCTCTTACATCGGAGGAAAGGTCGACGTGAGGCTGAACGACGGGCGCTGCTCTGTGGACGAGAGCGAGACGTTCTATTACTTTCGCACCTCACGGAAATCGTCTCAATGTGGAACAGAGAGGCGG GTGAACAAAACCCACATCGAATACCAAAACACTTTGATGGTGACCTTGACCAAAGAGGAGAAGATTAGCCGGCGGGACCTAAAGGTTGTCTGGAGGTGTGTCTATCCTCGACATTATATTCGCAACGCACAAGTCGGCGTGGATATGGAGTG gctctcctctcactccctcgTGGAGTTCAACTCGTCACTGCAGCTGTATCTGACCATGACCCTGTTCACTACTGAGTCATACACAAACCGCTACACTGCTATTATATCCCTGGAGCCTGAGGACGTACTGTTCTTCCAGGTGGCTCTGCAGACCAACAACACGTTCGCTTCggatgtgctgctgcaggtggagtcGTGCTGGGCCACCGAGAGCACCGACCCACAGGACGCTGTCCAGGgttttctgctgcaggatgg CTGTCCCGTTGACAACACGCTCTACTGGCTCTCCGTTAACGGCCGGGAACAGAGGAGCAGATTTTCTGTGCAGATGTTCACCATGCCCAAAGGGTTGCACATCTATATTCACTGCCTGGCCAACATATGTGCTCACGATCAAGACTGTACAAAG aATTGCAGCAGCCAGCCGCGCAGCAAGAGGTCCGTGATCCAGATGAACAGGAAGGGGAAACCTGCCACTGTAGTGTCTGCAGGACCTCTGCTGGTCAACAATAGAGCGATGTCAGGAGACCGTTCGTCTCACT GGATGGAGCACATGAAGATGATCTTCATTGTGGGCGGATTAATGGGCTTTTTGGGCATCGCCATGCTCTCAGTGATTGCAATCAAGGCCATCATGACTTATTATAAACCGCTTCAGCAGCAATAA
- the wu:fb74b10 gene encoding uncharacterized protein wu:fb74b10: MADRTGSYATRKGHRAIWGQETEHSLIEIWQEHQCLFDVSSSQYHNRVEKEKAWREIAKCLQQPVQEVKTRATSLRTQYSRLIKPKPNGGEIKPLTPRQQWLISAMDFIKPYIVHRPCETAVDLSLCELDDSEEQEDHSDSFESALLSRPETPETLMPRVLRSASSCELSDEGASPTREPAKSASRGVKRKARTEDIELQKLLVLKQMAAKVDADQADGFTTFGNQVASELRLIKDPANLTRLKRRIVNMIYDTQDSERQQPPAAHKYKQNTAPMPLVQSKS; this comes from the exons ATGGCCGACAGGACGGGCAGCTATGCTACAAGAAAGGGCCATCGGGCGATCTGGGGTCAGGAGACCGAGCACAGCTTGATAGAAATATGGCAGGAGCACCAGTGTCTGTTCGACGTGTCCAGTTCTCAGTATCACAACcgagtggagaaggagaaggcgTGGAGAGAGATCGCTAAATGTCTCCAGCAGCCAG TTCAGGAGGTGAAGACCAGGGCTACGTCGCTCCGCACCCAGTACTCCAGGCTGATAAAGCCCAAGCCCAACGGGGGCGAGATCAAACCTCTGACCCCGAGGCAACAGTGGCTCATCAGCGCGATGGACTTCATCAAGCCATATATTGTGCATCGTCCATGTGAGACAGCT GTTGACTTGTCGCTCTGTGAGCTGGACGactcagaggagcaggaggatcaTTCAGACTCATTTGAATCAGCACTACTGTCGAGACCTGAGACTCCAGAAACCCTGATGCCCCGGGTGCTACGCTCGGCCTCCTCCTGCGAGTTGTCGGACGAAGGGGCTTCCCCGACGAGGGAACCTGCCAAATCGGCTTCAAGGGGAGTCAAGCGCAAGGCAAGAACAGAGGACATCGAGCTGCAGAagcttttggttttaaaacaaatggCGGCTAAAGTTGACGCCGATCAAGCAGATGGGTTTACAACTTTTGGTAACCAGGTGGCATCCGAACTCCGCCTAATCAAAGACCCGGCAAATCTCACAAGACTGAAAAGGCGAATCGTCAACATGATATACGACACCCAGGACTCTGAAAGGCAGCAGCCGCCAGCggcacacaaatacaaacagaacacCGCACCTATGCCACTGGTTCAGTCCAAGTCGTAG
- the krr1 gene encoding KRR1 small subunit processome component homolog, whose protein sequence is MASSTTGDGVSETQTGKKAKKTKSEVDESELLTVPDGWKESPFTKDDNPRGLLEESSFATLFPKYREAYLRECWPLVEKALGETYIKVSLDLIEGSMTVKTTKKTFDPYAILRARDLIKLLARSVPFEQAVRILQDDVACDIIKVGTLVRNRERFVKRRQRLIGPKGSTLKALELLTTCYVMVQGNTVSALGPYNGLKEVRKVVMDTMKNIHPIYNIKTLMIKRELSKDPDLRVQSWERFLPTFRHKHLSKRKQPKKKSVKKEYTPFPPPQPDSQVDKELATGEFFLRESVKKRKKMEEIKVKQAEALTKKQEERNKAFIPPKEKPLMKKTTKAPTDGKLDINAIKEKVRKAKTKKLGAPPVNPAPPPTDKKKKKSKSKKSRG, encoded by the exons ATGGCGTCCTCCACGACGGGAGACGGCgtgagtgaaacacaaactgggAAAAAGGCTAAAAAGACTAAAAGCGAAG TGGATGAATCTGAACTCCTCACTGTTCCCGATGGATGGAAAGAATCGCCCTTCACCAAAGATGACAACCCCCGTGGTCTCCTGGAGGAGAGCAGCTTCGCCACCCTCTTCCCCAAATACAGAGAAGCCTATCTGAGAGAGTGCTGGCCGCTTGTGGAGAAGGCTTTAGGAGAGACT TACATAAAAGTGTCTCTGGACCTGATTGAAGGCAGCATGACAGTTAAAACCACTAAGAAAACGTTTGACCCATACGCCATCTTAAGAGCCAGAGACCTCATCAAGCTGCTGGCCAGGAGTGTCCCGTTTGAACAG GCTGTTCGGATATTACAGGATGACGTGGcctgtgacatcatcaaagtCGGAACCCTGGTTAGGAACAGAGAGCGGTTTGTGAAGCGAAGACAGCGGCTGATCGGTCCCAAGGGTTCCACCCTAAAA GCATTAGAGCTGTTAACCACCTGCTATGTGATGGTGCAGGGCAACACGGTGTCGGCCCTGGGGCCTTACAACGGCCTGAAGGAG GTTCGCAAAGTGGTGATGGACACCATGAAGAACATCCACCCCATCTACAACATCAAG ACGCTCATGATCAAGCGGGAGCTGTCCAAAGACCCTGACCTGCGGGTTCAGAGCTGGGAGCGCTTTCTGCCCACGTTCCGCCACAAGCACCTGTCCAAGCGCAAGCAGCCCAAGAAGAAGAGCGTGAAGAAGGAGTACACACCGTTCCCTCCACCGCAGCCAGACAGCCAG GTTGACAAAGAGCTGGCCACAGGAGAGTTCTTCTTGCGTGAGAGCgtgaaaaagaggaagaagatggaggaaatTAAG GTCAAACAAGCAGAGGCGCTGACCAAGAAGCAGGAAGAGCGGAACAAAGCTTTCATTCCTCCGAAAGAGAAGCCTTTAATGAAGAAGACCACGAAAG CTCCTACAGACGGTAAGCTGGACATCAATGCCATCAAGGAGAAAGTACGAAAGGCCAAAACCAAGAAGCTGGGAGCTCCGCCAGTGAACCCAGCTCCCCCTCCCacagacaagaagaagaagaagagcaaatCGAAAAAAAGCAGAGGCTAA
- the glipr1a gene encoding glioma pathogenesis-related protein 1 has translation MSSTVGLVLLWVWITLDSGASSVSLPETTDSKFIGECVREHNKARSSVRPPASNMLYMTWDEGLSLIAKAWAEHCVFRHNPKLEDDPSVHPNFSSVGENIWTGSPSLFDVKRALKKWVDEKDHYNYQGNKCSLVCGHYTQVVWGSSYKVGCAAHLCPGGVAHFTPREGVVFVCNYATAGNMNSARPYESGGAACSGCTGSCVDRLCRYNWSPVGAHDYVNILIVRPIGLLFTFITAYALRYRYPDVFCYE, from the exons ATGAGCAGCACGGTGGGGCTCGTGTTGCTGTGGGTCTGGATCACCCTGGACTCTGGGGCGTCTTCAGTCTCGCTGCCAGAAACAACCGACAGCAAGTTCATTGGCGAATGTGTGAGGGAGCACAACAAGGCACGGTCGTCTGTCCGCCCACCTGCAAGTAACATGCTGTACATG ACCTGGGACGAGGGCCTATCCCTCATTGCAAAAGCATGGGCAGAGCACTGCGTGTTTCGACACAACCCCAAACTCGAAGATGACCCCAGTGTGCACCCCAACTTCTCCTCTGTGGGGGAGAACATATGGACAGGCTCACCCTCCTTATTTGATGTGAAGAGAGCACTAAAGAAATGGGTGGATGAAAAGGATCACTACAACTACCAGGGGAACAAATGCAGTTTAGTCTGTGGCCACTATACACAG GTTGTGTGGGGAAGCAGCTACAAGGTTGGTTGTGCCGCACATCTGTGCCCAGGTGGTGTCGCTCACTTTACTCCCAGGGAgggtgttgtttttgtctgcaacTATGCTACAGC GGGTAACATGAACTCAGCGCGACCATATGAATCTGGAGGTGCAGCCTGCTCTGGATGTACAGGCTCCTGTGTGGACCGTCTCTGCC GCTACAACTGGAGCCCAGTGGGAGCCCATGACTACGTGAATATTCTGATTGTCCGGCCCATCGGtctcctcttcaccttcatcacAGCATATGCTCTCCGCTACCGCTACCCTGACGTCTTCTGCTATGAGTAG
- the LOC118101860 gene encoding uncharacterized protein LOC118101860, which yields MDVRQKQALLVVCAMISSEGRREKKKKRVWVKEWSGGRVQPGLSLLQRELETQEQTGFRKLLRMTAEEFDLLLAMVEPLITKQNTKMRLAISPRERLSLTLRFLVTGETFKSLRLQYRIGTSTVSQIIMETCAALHRVMKKDFLKTPSTAAEWRTIAQDFDLKWHFPHCLGALDCKHIHIQPPGRNSSLYHNYKGSLSLVLMAAVDANYKFIYARVATQSRESDTGPFEHSDLRKAMDRGSLNFPPPEPLPNSHVLMPYMFVGDDTHPLRNDLMKPYPAQEVDHSHRVLNIRLTRARRVAENAFGILVNRLRVLRSTICLEPEKVVKITLASLCIHNFLCERRSEAYAPPGFADWETTDHVIVDGAWRNHGTGNLQPVENRQPCDPTVTAEQQRNLLSDYFVSPAGFVPWQEEHV from the exons ATGGACGTCCGGCAGAAACAAGCGCTGCTGGTCGTTTGCGCGATGATCTCCTCGGAGGGAAGAcgtgaaaagaagaagaaacgagTTTGGGTGAAGGAGTGGAGTGGTGGACGTGTGCAGCCCGGACTGTCTCTTCTGCAGAGGGAGCTGGAG ACCCAGGAGCAGACTGGCTTCAGGAAGCTGCTGCGCATGACCGCAGAGGAGTTTGATCTGTTGCTGGCGATGGTCGAACCTCTCATAACCAAACAGAACACCAAGATGAGACTGGCCATCTCCCCCAGAGAGCGACTCTCCCTGACGCTGCGCTTCCTGGTGACAG GAGAAACCTTCAAGTCTCTCCGGTTGCAGTACAGGATTGGAACCAGCACGGTTTCACAGATCATCATGGAGACCTGTGCTGCTCTGCACCGGGTCATGAAGAAAGACTTCCTGAAG ACACCTTCAACAGCGGCAGAATGGCGGACGATAGCCCAGGACTTCGATTTGAAATGGCACTTTCCACATTGCCTTGGGGCGCTGGATTGCAAACATATCCACATTCAACCTCCAGGAAGAAATAGCAGCCTCTACCACAACTACAAGGGCAGCTTGTCGTTGGTTTTAATGGCGGCTGTGGACGCCAACTACAAATTCATCTATGCAAGAGTGGCTACGCAAAGCAGAGAGTCAGACACTGGACCGTTCGAACACTCGGACCTGCGTAAAGCGATGGACCGGGGCTCGCTCAACTTTCCTCCACCTGAGCCTTTGCCCAACTCACACGTGCTGATGCCGTACATGTTCGTCGGTGATGACACGCACCCTCTACGGAATGACCTCATGAAGCCGTACCCTGCACAGGAGGTGGACCACTCTCACCGGGTCCTGAATATCCGGCTGACGAGGGCACGGAGAGTGGCAGAAAATGCCTTTGGGATTCTCGTGAACAGGCTGAGGGTCCTCAGGTCCACCATCTGCTTGGAGCCAGAGAAGGTGGTGAAAATAACCCTGGCCTCCCTGTGCATTCACAATTTCCTGTGCGAGCGCAGATCTGAGGCCTACGCACCTCCAGGCTTCGCCGACTGGGAGACCACCGATCACGTGATTGTCGATGGAGCCTGGAGAAATCACGGCACGGGGAATTTACAGCCGGTGGAGAACAGACAGCCGTGTGACCCGACAGTTACAGCAGAGCAGCAAAGAAACCTTCTGAGTGACTACTTTGTGTCCCCTGCTGGCTTCGTCCCCTGGCAGGAGGAACACGTTTAG
- the mapk11 gene encoding mitogen-activated protein kinase 11, producing the protein MSARPGFYRQELNKTVWEVPERYQNLTPVGSGAYGSVCSAYDVVLRQKVAVKKLSRPFQSLIHSRRSYRELRLLKHMKHENVIGLLDVFTPAATLEDFNELYLVTNLMGADLNNIVKFQRLSDEHVQFLIYQLLRGLKYIHSAGLIHRDLKPSNVAVNEDCELRILDFGLARQTDDEMTGYVATRWYRAPEIMLNWMHYNQNVDIWSVGCIMGELLKGKVLFPGTDYIDQLKRIMEVVGTPTPDLLKKICSEHAQKYIQSLPFMPQQDLEKIFRGANPLAVDLLKRMLVLDCDGRISASEALSHPYFSQYHDPDDEPEAPLYDQTLESKDQTLEEWKELVFEEVSSFKASGNKTDSLQVEQ; encoded by the exons ATGTCCGCCAGACCGGGCTTTTACCGGCAGGAGCTCAACAAGACCGTGTGGGAGGTTCCGGAGCGATACCAGAACCTGACGCCGGTGGGCTCCGGAGCCTATGGATCCGtgtg ttCGGCCTATGATGTGGTCTTAAGGCAGAAGGTTGCGGTGAAGAAACTGTCCCGGCCGTTTCAGTCTCTGATCCACAGCCGCCGCTCATACCGGGAACTCAGGCTGCTCAAGCACATGAAACACGAGAAT gtaATCGGGCTGCTGGACGTCTTCACACCTGCAGCAACATTAGAAGACTTCAATGAGCT cTACCTGGTGACTAATCTGATGGGCGCCGACCTCAATAACATCGTTAAATTTCAGCGGCTGTCAGACGAGCACGTGCAGTTCTTAATTTATCAGCTCCTCCGCGGCCTGAAG TACATCCATTCAGCGGGATTGATCCACAGA GACCTCAAGCCAAGTAATGTGGCAGTAAATGAGGACTGCGAGCTGCGG ATTCTGGATTTTGGATTGGCCAGACAGACGGATGACGAGATGACAGGGTACGTAGCGACTCGCTGGTATCGAGCGCCGGAGATCATGCTGAACTGGATGCACTACAATCAGAATG TTGATATTTGGTCAGTGGGCTGCATCATGGGGGAGCTCCTGAAGGGAAAAGTCCTTTTTCCTGGCACTGACT ATATTGACCAGCTGAAGCGAATCATGGAGGTGGTCGGGACTCCGACACCTGACCTGTTAAAGAAGATCTGCTCCGAACAC GCGCAGAAGTACATCCAGTCTCTGCCCTTCATGCCCCAGCAGGACCTGGAAAAGATCTTTAGAGGAGCAAATCCACTAG CTGTCGATCTACTGAAGCGTATGCTGGTTCTGGACTGTGACGGGAGGATCTCGGCCAGTGAGGCTCTGTCACACCCGTACTTCTCCCAGTACCACGATCCAGACGACGAGCCGGAGGCGCCGCTTTACGATCAAACGCTGGAGAGCAAAGACCAAACTCTAGAAGAATGGAAAG